In the genome of Sciurus carolinensis chromosome 3, mSciCar1.2, whole genome shotgun sequence, one region contains:
- the Klhl41 gene encoding kelch-like protein 41 has protein sequence MDSQRELAEELRLYQSTLLQDGLKDLLDEKKFIDCTLKAGDKSLPCHRLILSACSPYFREYFLSEIDEEKKKEVVLDNVDPAVLDLIIKYLYSASIDLNDGNVQDIFALASRFQIPSVFTVCVSYLQKRLAPGNCLAILRLGLLLDCPRLAISAREFVSDRFVQICKEEDFMQLSPQELISVISNDSLNVEKEEAVFEAVMKWVRTDKENRVKNLSEVFDCIRFRLMTEKYFKDHVEKDDIIKSNPELQKKIKVLKDAFAGKLPEPSKNAEKTGEGEVNGDVGDEDLLPGYLNDIPRHGMFVKDLILLVNDTAAVAYDPTENECYLTALAEQIPRNHSSIVTQQNQIYVVGGLYVDEENKDQPLQSYFFQLDNIASEWVGLPPLPSARCLFGLGEVDDKIYVVAGKDLQTEASLDSVLCYDPVAAKWNEVKSLPIKVYGHNVISHNGMIYCLGGKTDDKKCTNRMFIYNPKKGDWKDLAPMKTPRSMFGVAVHKGKIVIAGGVTEDGLSASVEAFDLKTNKWEVMTEFPQERSSISLVTLAGSLYAIGGFAMIQLESKEFAPTEVNDIWKYEDDKKEWAGMLKEIRYASGASCLATRLNLFKLSKL, from the exons ATGGATTCCCAGCGGGAACTCGCAGAGGAACTGCGGCTTTACCAATCCACCCTTCTTCAGGATGGTCTAAAAGATCTCCTGGATGAGAAAAAATTCATCGATTGCACCCTTAAAGCAGGTGACAAAAGTCTTCCTTGCCACAGATTGATTTTGTCAGCTTGTAGTCCTTACTTCCGTGAGtattttttatctgaaattgatgaagagaaaaaaaaggaggttGTACTAGATAATGTAGATCCTGCTGTGCTTGATTTGATAATCAAATACCTGTACTCTGCCAGTATTGATCTCAATGATGGAAATGTGCAAGATATTTTTGCATTGGCCAGCCGCTTTCAGATCCCCTCAGTGTTCACTGTCTGCGTTTCTTATCTTCAGAAGAGACTTGCTCCTGGTAACTGTCTAGCCATCCTAAGATTAGGACTTCTTCTTGATTGCCCGAGACTCGCCATTTCTGCCCGTGAATTTGTGTCTGATCGCTTTGTACAGATTTGTAAGGAAGAAGACTTTATGCAACTGTCTCCACAGGAGCTGATCTCAGTCATTTCAAATGACAGCCTAAATgtagaaaaggaagaagcagTATTTGAGGCAGTAATGAAATGGGTGCGAACAGACAAAGAAAACAGGGTGAAAAATCTTAGCGAAGTGTTTGATTGTATTCGTTTTCGCCtaatgacagaaaaatattttaaagatcatgTTGAGAAAGACGATATCATCAAAAGCAATCCAGAactccagaaaaaaatcaaagttctaAAAGATGCTTTTGCAGGCAAACTCCCAGAACCTAGCAAAAATGCAGAGAAGACTGGGGAGGGTGAGGTGAACGGTGATGTTGGTGATGAAGATTTGCTTCCTGGTTACCTGAACGACATTCCCAGGCATGGAATGTTTGTCAAAGACCTCATTCTATTGGTTAATGACACAGCCGCAGTGGCTTATGATCCCACAGAAAATGAATGCTACCTTACTGCACTGGCTGAGCAGATCCCTAGAAATCATTCCAGCATTGTTACCCAACAAAATCAGATATATGTGGTAGGAGGACTATATgtggatgaagaaaataaggaTCAACCTCTACAGTCATACTTTTTCCAG ctcgATAACATAGCATCTGAGTGGGTTGGACTTCCACCTCTGCCTTCAGCTAGGTGTCTCTTTGGTCTGGGAGAGGTGGATGACAAAATCTATGTGGTTGCAGGCAAAGACCTTCAAACAGAGGCTTCGCTGGATTCAGTATTATGCTATGATCCTGT GGCTGCAAAATGGAATGAAGTAAAAAGTCTTCCTATCAAAGTCTATGGTCATAATGTGATTTCACATAATGGGATGATATATTGTCTAGGTGGAAAAACAGATGACAA AAAGTGTACAAATAGGATGTTTATCTACAACCCCAAAAAAGGAGACTGGAAAGATCTGGCTCCAATGAAAACCCCTCGTTCCATGTTTGGAGTGGCAGTCCATAAAGGCAAAATTGTGATTGCAGGAGGTGTTACTGAAGATGGTCTTTCAGCTTCAGTTGAAGCTTTTGACCTCAAAACCAATAA ATGGGAAGTGATGACTGAATTTCCCCAAGAAAGAAGCTCCATCAGTTTGGTTACCCTGGCTGGATCCCTGTACGCCATTGGTGGTTTTGCTATGATTCAACTGGAGTCTAAAGAGTTTGCACCCACTGAAGTCAATGACATATGGAA
- the Bbs5 gene encoding Bardet-Biedl syndrome 5 protein isoform X2, which translates to MKTRPGEVLIDCLDSIEDTKGNNGDRGRLLVTNLRIIWHSLALPRVNLSIGYNCILNITTRTANSKLRGQTEALFILTKCNSTRFEFIFTNLVPGSPRLFTSVIAVHRAYETSKMYRDFKLRSALIQNKQLRLLPQEHVYDKINGVWNLSSDQGNLGTFFITNVRIVWHANMNDSFNVSIPYLQIRSIKIRDSKFGLALVIESSQQSGGYVLGFKIDPVEKLQESVKEINSLHKVYSASPIFGVDYEMEEKPQPLEALTVEQIQDDVEIDADDHTDAFVAYFADGNKQQDREPVFSEELGLAIEKLKDGFTLQGLWEVMS; encoded by the exons ATGAAAACCAGACCTGGAGAAGTCCTTATTGATTGTTTAGATTCAATTGAAGATACCAAGGGAAATAATGGAGATAGAG gtAGACTCTTagtaacaaatttaagaattatctggCACTCTTTGGCACTTCCCAGAGTCAATCTTT ctATCGGTTACAACTGCATATTGAATATTACAACAAGGACTGCTAACTCT AAATTACGAGGTCAAACTGAAGCTCTTTTTATACTAACAAAATGTAACAGCACTCGctttgaatttatatttacaaatttgGTTCCTGGAAGTCCTAGACTTTTTACTTCTGTGATTGCAGTACACAG AGCATATGAAACTTCTAAAATGTATCGTGATTTTAAATTGAGAAGTGCACTGATTCAAAACAAACAACTAAGATTATTACCACAAGAACATGTATATGACAAAATCAATGGAGTATGGAACTTATCCAGTGATCAG GGAAATTTAGGAACCTTTTTTATTACCAATGTGAGAATCGTGTGGCATGCAAATATGAATGATAGTTTTAATGTCAGTATACCATATCTGCAAATT CGTTCCATAAAGATTAGAGATTCAAAATTTGGTTTAGCTCTTGTCATAGAAAGCTCCCAACAG aGTGGAGGTTATGTTCTTGGCTTTAAAATAGATCCTGTGGAAAAACTACAGGAATCAGTTAAGGAAATCAATTCACTTCACAAAGTCTATTCTGCCAGTCCTATATTTGGAGTGGattatgaaatggaagaaaag ccacaGCCCCTTGAAGCTCTGACAGTTGAACAGATTCAAGATGATGTAGAAATAGATGCTGATGATCACACGGATGCTTTTGTG GCTTATTTTGCTGATGGCAATAAG CAACAGGATCGTGAACCTGTATTTTCAGAAGAACTGGGGCTTGCAATAGAGAAATTGAAGGATGGATTCACACTACAGGGACTTTGGGAAGTAATGAGTTGA
- the Bbs5 gene encoding Bardet-Biedl syndrome 5 protein isoform X1, whose product MSVLDVLWEDRDVRFDVSSQQMKTRPGEVLIDCLDSIEDTKGNNGDRGRLLVTNLRIIWHSLALPRVNLSIGYNCILNITTRTANSKLRGQTEALFILTKCNSTRFEFIFTNLVPGSPRLFTSVIAVHRAYETSKMYRDFKLRSALIQNKQLRLLPQEHVYDKINGVWNLSSDQGNLGTFFITNVRIVWHANMNDSFNVSIPYLQIRSIKIRDSKFGLALVIESSQQSGGYVLGFKIDPVEKLQESVKEINSLHKVYSASPIFGVDYEMEEKPQPLEALTVEQIQDDVEIDADDHTDAFVAYFADGNKQQDREPVFSEELGLAIEKLKDGFTLQGLWEVMS is encoded by the exons ATGTCTGTGTTGGACGTGCTTTGGGAAGACCGAGACGTTCGTTTCGACGTGTCCTCGCA gcAAATGAAAACCAGACCTGGAGAAGTCCTTATTGATTGTTTAGATTCAATTGAAGATACCAAGGGAAATAATGGAGATAGAG gtAGACTCTTagtaacaaatttaagaattatctggCACTCTTTGGCACTTCCCAGAGTCAATCTTT ctATCGGTTACAACTGCATATTGAATATTACAACAAGGACTGCTAACTCT AAATTACGAGGTCAAACTGAAGCTCTTTTTATACTAACAAAATGTAACAGCACTCGctttgaatttatatttacaaatttgGTTCCTGGAAGTCCTAGACTTTTTACTTCTGTGATTGCAGTACACAG AGCATATGAAACTTCTAAAATGTATCGTGATTTTAAATTGAGAAGTGCACTGATTCAAAACAAACAACTAAGATTATTACCACAAGAACATGTATATGACAAAATCAATGGAGTATGGAACTTATCCAGTGATCAG GGAAATTTAGGAACCTTTTTTATTACCAATGTGAGAATCGTGTGGCATGCAAATATGAATGATAGTTTTAATGTCAGTATACCATATCTGCAAATT CGTTCCATAAAGATTAGAGATTCAAAATTTGGTTTAGCTCTTGTCATAGAAAGCTCCCAACAG aGTGGAGGTTATGTTCTTGGCTTTAAAATAGATCCTGTGGAAAAACTACAGGAATCAGTTAAGGAAATCAATTCACTTCACAAAGTCTATTCTGCCAGTCCTATATTTGGAGTGGattatgaaatggaagaaaag ccacaGCCCCTTGAAGCTCTGACAGTTGAACAGATTCAAGATGATGTAGAAATAGATGCTGATGATCACACGGATGCTTTTGTG GCTTATTTTGCTGATGGCAATAAG CAACAGGATCGTGAACCTGTATTTTCAGAAGAACTGGGGCTTGCAATAGAGAAATTGAAGGATGGATTCACACTACAGGGACTTTGGGAAGTAATGAGTTGA